From a region of the Mauremys mutica isolate MM-2020 ecotype Southern chromosome 12, ASM2049712v1, whole genome shotgun sequence genome:
- the LOC123346815 gene encoding olfactory receptor 12-like has protein sequence MAPVREWNRTAVMEFILLGFGNGPGCQMIPSVLFLVIYTITVLGNTILVLIIRVNSHLHTPMYFFLMNLSLLDLCFTSTIAPKAIESFLSGSKAISYNGCATQFFLFSVFLATEGFLLAAMAYDRYTAICNPLLYPVTMSKWVCIQMVVGSYICGCVNAMVQTGFTFTLHYCGRNEIDHFFCDGPPLLSLSCSDTYVNNLVMFTLCGLIIASTSLIVLISYIYIISTILRIRSAEGRHRAFSTCTSHMLVVTLFYGTTAFMYAQPTWLSSLYPRKAVSVFYTFVIPMLNPFIYSLRNKDVKEALRRTMGHKSLTK, from the coding sequence ATGGCACCAGTGAGAGAGTGGAATCGCACAGCAGTCATGGAATTCATCCTGCTAGGGTTTGGAAACGGTCCAGGATGCCAGATGATCCCCTCTGTCTTGTTTCTGGTGATTTACACAATAACCGTGCTGGGAAACACCATCCTGGTCCTCATCATTAGAGTCAACtctcaccttcacacccccatgtacttcttcctcatGAACCTGTCACTCTTAGATCTCTGCTTCACCTCCACCATCGCCCCCAAAGCCATTGAAAGCTTCCTATCAGGGAGCAAAGCCATTTCCTATAACGGATGTGCCACCCAATTCTTCCTCTTCTCTGTCTTCCTCGCCACCGAAGGGTTCCTCCTGGCAGCGATGGCATATGATCGATACACTGCCATCTGCAACCCGCTCCTGTATCCCGTCACCATGTCCAAGTGGGTTTGCATTCAGATGGTGGTAGGGTCATATATCTGTGGCTGTGTGAACGCCATGGTGCAAACAGGCTTCACCTTTACGCTGCACTATTGTGGGCGTAACGAGATCGATCATTTCTTCTGTGATGGCCCTCCCTTGCTCAgtctctcctgcagtgacacgTACGTCAATAATCTTGTGATGTTTACCTTATGTGGCCTCATCATAGCGAGCACTTCCCTGATTGTGCTCATCTCCTACATCtacatcatctccaccatcctccGGATTCGTTCTGCTGAGGGCAGGCAcagagccttctccacctgcacctcccacATGTTGGTTGTGACTTTATTTTATGGGACCACTGCTTTCATGTATGCCCAGCCCACTTGGTTATCTTCTCTTTACCCAAGGAAAGCAGTATCTGTGTTTTACACCTTTGTCATCCCCATGTTGAATCCCTTCATCTACAGCCTTAGGAACAAGGACGTTAAAGAAGCTTTGAGAAGGACTATGGGCCACAAATCCTTGACAAAATGA